From Shewanella psychrophila, a single genomic window includes:
- a CDS encoding translocation/assembly module TamB domain-containing protein, translating to MSQESDSIANNEPDRSEKPAQCGPRKNTGFLYTLWRSFKLVSRTLIYIPLGFLITFALLIGTNIGSRITVMLADTLVPDLEITYIDGTINNRLSVTDVHWQMPGVSVALDDLVLDWHPLCLLRKQLCVGELLASRVIVEVDTHVPPETKVLITETTAAVKNIEEAEPLTEIDEEITLPFGIDLTKADLANVEVRVDDMHFNASRLQTRAQWQSTGIRVNYLTSQGLLVDIPLSDNSDKQAQINKQPDGTWAMADLPRVFMPIPVFAEAVSLTNSHLRLGHRDDLFSQIDFEASYHSFLIHIGKLKVEHTYGEVELEGEISLIDDYPMDFVASIDVDRVKEVPGLGQQHVTLAASGGFNKLKVESSGTGHIDYSLAGDIALANPKLTYQLSLTSKELGWPLDKKTYLARAIELESHGDLDLQHLTFSGQVNTPYHPMLAVNTELTHGKSEVEVKHLRAKGKIGDIEISGHATYDKIVSWDAAINAIDFDMEQLALNLKDPLPESFISGRFNTQGKVQEKQWQVAISQSDLTGEIMDYPFNLIGDLSLDDKLHLSADSLKLSALQSVLTVSGTADDNWSVNARLDVPDLNLWHPDSSGSIKAKINVSGDSDHPEVSILANALDLQFESLKLDQAQINGAYRPLDNQEFSLAIDTESFKYDALSFDSITLSAKGDEHNQQLDLQTTGEHKLDTQIDSTLNKKTEQIAAEVKRLSLSSILGDWSLEAPFNVSWDNLSQTGLLSTFCWLNMDGKLCLNDQAELGENGDASIMFQGDIGAILAPLLPDNLVWKAPANLSSHLIWAQDSKPKGALKLDFEPGHVSLINNKRNVDIGYKTLSLNSSLNEKVLSTQLQFDSHDIASWEGRLDIAVTPDRTLSGYTKLHKINLNALAEFLPQLETIEGNVSSELTIAGTLDQPDVSGELLLDDGELLAAANPTLFEDIKLAVSLSGQRALLDGAWKMGEGQAKLVGNIDWSTGALNGNVHVNGKDLVIIQPPLAILNVSPDLNFTFTKDSFDIKGAIAVPSGHITIVQLPEGGVEVSKDVVFNDSASSGEVNQNPLALTSDIKINLADELKIDGMGLKGKLTGVLELKQEAFKPPLLYGDIRVIDGKYKFMGQTLDIKAGEVQFIGPLEVPNLNIEAVREIKDEDVVAGVRITGTPLKPVVTLFSSPTKEQAEILSYIIKGTGFHSNDNEQNSGLMLGAALTLSNQIGGGAVNNIGDSATGLIEKLGFSNVQLDANDDGRVAISGFIGEDLMVKYGYGVFNPGYEMTVRYYLLSQLYLETVSGTIEQSLDIYYNFDID from the coding sequence ATGAGTCAAGAGTCAGATAGCATTGCCAACAATGAGCCTGATCGCTCTGAAAAGCCTGCCCAATGTGGGCCGAGAAAAAACACAGGTTTTCTGTATACGCTATGGCGAAGTTTCAAACTGGTTTCACGCACCTTAATCTATATCCCACTGGGTTTTCTCATCACATTTGCCCTCTTAATTGGCACCAACATAGGTAGCCGGATCACTGTGATGTTGGCCGATACCTTAGTACCGGATCTAGAAATCACCTACATCGACGGCACAATCAATAACAGATTATCGGTCACAGATGTCCATTGGCAGATGCCTGGGGTCTCGGTAGCACTCGATGACCTAGTGCTCGATTGGCATCCTTTATGTTTATTGCGTAAACAGTTGTGTGTTGGTGAACTGTTAGCGTCGAGGGTCATTGTCGAAGTCGATACCCATGTCCCCCCAGAAACAAAGGTGTTAATAACAGAGACTACTGCAGCCGTTAAAAATATAGAAGAGGCTGAGCCCCTCACTGAAATCGATGAAGAAATCACTCTGCCCTTCGGCATTGATCTGACCAAGGCAGACTTGGCGAATGTCGAAGTCAGGGTCGATGATATGCATTTCAATGCATCCCGTCTGCAAACAAGGGCACAATGGCAATCAACAGGAATAAGGGTTAATTACTTAACCTCTCAAGGTCTGCTAGTCGACATTCCATTATCAGACAATTCAGATAAGCAAGCACAGATAAATAAACAGCCAGATGGCACCTGGGCCATGGCGGACTTACCTCGAGTCTTTATGCCTATTCCAGTGTTTGCCGAAGCCGTATCCCTCACAAATAGCCACCTGAGACTCGGACACAGAGACGATCTTTTTTCCCAAATAGACTTTGAGGCCAGTTACCACAGTTTCCTCATCCATATTGGTAAACTTAAGGTCGAGCACACTTATGGTGAGGTCGAGCTCGAGGGCGAAATATCGCTCATCGATGATTACCCTATGGATTTTGTCGCTAGTATAGATGTCGATCGCGTCAAAGAAGTACCGGGATTAGGACAGCAACATGTCACTTTAGCTGCCTCTGGAGGCTTTAATAAGCTCAAAGTAGAGTCCAGCGGCACTGGTCATATCGACTATTCACTGGCAGGGGATATAGCACTGGCCAATCCTAAGCTGACTTATCAGCTTTCCCTGACCTCTAAAGAGCTGGGTTGGCCCTTAGATAAAAAAACCTATTTAGCCCGTGCCATCGAACTTGAAAGTCATGGCGATCTCGATCTGCAGCACCTGACTTTTTCGGGACAGGTTAACACCCCTTACCACCCCATGTTAGCTGTCAATACTGAGCTCACACACGGCAAATCGGAAGTCGAAGTGAAACATCTTAGAGCGAAAGGAAAAATAGGTGATATAGAAATTTCCGGCCATGCCACTTATGACAAGATAGTCAGCTGGGATGCGGCGATCAATGCCATAGATTTTGATATGGAACAGCTGGCATTGAATCTTAAAGACCCGTTACCAGAGAGCTTTATCAGCGGCAGATTTAACACTCAGGGCAAGGTTCAGGAAAAACAGTGGCAAGTCGCTATTTCACAATCTGATTTAACCGGTGAAATTATGGACTACCCTTTTAATCTCATTGGCGATCTCAGCCTGGATGATAAACTCCACCTCAGTGCCGATAGTCTAAAACTCAGCGCTTTACAGTCAGTATTAACGGTTTCAGGCACCGCAGATGACAACTGGTCAGTCAATGCTCGGCTCGATGTCCCCGATCTTAATTTATGGCATCCGGATTCATCTGGCAGTATCAAGGCCAAGATTAATGTGTCAGGAGACTCAGACCATCCAGAGGTAAGCATCTTAGCCAACGCTCTTGATTTACAATTTGAAAGTTTAAAGCTAGATCAAGCCCAGATTAACGGTGCCTATCGTCCGTTGGATAATCAAGAATTTTCCTTAGCTATAGACACTGAATCGTTCAAATATGACGCACTAAGCTTCGACTCAATCACATTAAGTGCTAAGGGAGACGAGCACAATCAACAACTGGATTTGCAGACAACGGGTGAGCATAAACTCGACACTCAGATAGATTCGACTCTTAATAAAAAAACCGAACAAATAGCCGCCGAAGTGAAGAGGTTAAGCCTAAGTTCTATCTTAGGAGATTGGTCCCTTGAAGCCCCTTTTAACGTCTCTTGGGACAACCTAAGTCAAACAGGCTTACTTAGCACCTTTTGTTGGCTTAATATGGATGGAAAACTGTGTCTGAATGACCAAGCCGAGCTAGGCGAGAATGGTGATGCTAGTATCATGTTTCAAGGCGACATAGGCGCTATATTGGCACCGCTATTGCCTGATAATCTCGTGTGGAAAGCCCCGGCAAATTTATCTTCACATCTGATATGGGCCCAAGATAGCAAGCCTAAAGGTGCCTTGAAACTCGATTTCGAACCTGGTCATGTCAGCCTTATCAATAACAAGCGTAACGTGGATATAGGCTATAAAACACTCTCACTGAACTCCTCATTAAATGAGAAGGTCTTATCGACGCAATTACAATTCGATTCACACGATATCGCGAGCTGGGAAGGAAGACTCGACATCGCAGTGACCCCAGACCGAACGCTTTCTGGCTATACAAAATTACATAAAATAAACCTCAATGCATTGGCGGAATTTTTACCTCAACTGGAAACCATAGAGGGGAATGTATCCAGTGAGTTGACCATTGCAGGCACCTTAGATCAACCCGATGTGTCTGGTGAGTTGCTATTGGACGATGGTGAACTCCTGGCTGCTGCAAACCCAACGTTATTTGAAGATATTAAACTTGCGGTGTCCTTATCGGGTCAACGTGCCCTACTCGATGGTGCCTGGAAAATGGGAGAGGGTCAGGCCAAGTTGGTTGGCAACATCGACTGGAGCACTGGTGCACTCAATGGCAATGTTCACGTTAATGGCAAAGACTTAGTGATCATACAGCCTCCTCTCGCCATCCTTAATGTGTCACCCGATCTTAACTTTACGTTCACTAAAGACAGCTTCGATATAAAAGGCGCTATCGCAGTCCCCTCTGGCCATATAACAATAGTCCAGCTCCCCGAAGGAGGGGTTGAGGTGTCTAAAGATGTGGTGTTTAACGACAGTGCTTCCTCCGGGGAGGTCAATCAAAACCCCCTCGCACTCACATCCGATATAAAGATAAACCTCGCTGACGAGCTAAAAATTGATGGCATGGGCCTAAAAGGTAAACTGACTGGCGTGTTAGAGTTAAAACAAGAAGCATTTAAGCCTCCATTGCTCTATGGCGATATACGCGTTATAGACGGTAAATATAAATTCATGGGGCAAACCTTAGATATTAAAGCAGGTGAAGTACAGTTCATTGGTCCATTGGAGGTGCCGAACCTTAACATCGAAGCGGTAAGAGAGATCAAAGATGAAGACGTCGTAGCAGGCGTCAGAATAACAGGCACACCGCTCAAGCCCGTTGTGACCTTATTCTCAAGCCCCACAAAAGAACAAGCCGAAATTCTGTCTTATATCATCAAGGGCACGGGGTTTCACAGCAATGACAATGAACAAAACAGCGGTTTGATGCTAGGTGCGGCGTTAACCTTGAGTAATCAGATTGGCGGTGGTGCAGTGAATAACATCGGTGACTCGGCAACCGGATTAATTGAAAAACTGGGGTTTTCAAATGTTCAACTCGATGCCAATGATGACGGCCGTGTGGCGATCAGTGGTTTCATCGGCGAAGACCTCATGGTCAAGTACGGTTATGGCGTCTTCAATCCAGGCTATGAGATGACAGTAAGGTATTATTTATTATCCCAGCTCTACTTAGAAACAGTATCAGGTACCATAGAACAGTCACTAGATATCTATTATAACTTCGATATCGATTAG
- a CDS encoding short-chain fatty acid transporter: MLANISKPLVKLVDRYLPDPYIFVLMLSLIVLAAAVIIEGKTPLDAVNYWGDGFWSLLSFSMQMLLVLITGFMLASSPPVKKLLNYIAGFAKSASQAIILVTVVSLIASWINWGFGLVVGALFAKALACKVRVDYRLLVASAYSGFLVWHGGLAGSIPLTIATPGHFSESDIGIIATSDTIFAGFNLALLAILFVVMPLVNRFMLPEEKDCVYVDPSKLTDNEEQASENQTWERPADKLENSRVLAWSIGGAGLVYLAYYFFVNNGRLNLNVVNFLFLFLAIILHQTPRNLLNSLNDAIKGGAGIVIQFPFYGGIMAVMMQSGLAQSISEGFVSIASAQSLPFFSFISAGIINIFVPSGGGQWAVQAPIMLPAAEALGADVARVAMAVAWGDAWTNLIQPFWALPVLAIAGLKARDIMGFCLVQLIITGVIISIGLSWF, from the coding sequence ATGCTGGCTAACATCTCAAAACCATTAGTAAAATTAGTCGACCGGTATTTACCTGATCCCTATATTTTTGTCTTGATGCTCTCCTTAATCGTGTTGGCTGCAGCAGTTATCATTGAGGGGAAAACACCGCTCGACGCTGTGAATTATTGGGGAGATGGTTTCTGGTCGTTACTCAGCTTTTCGATGCAGATGCTGCTGGTTCTTATTACCGGGTTTATGCTGGCCAGTTCTCCACCAGTAAAAAAGCTACTCAATTACATTGCAGGCTTCGCTAAGTCTGCCTCTCAGGCGATTATCTTAGTCACTGTCGTCTCACTCATTGCCAGTTGGATCAACTGGGGGTTTGGTTTAGTAGTCGGTGCTTTATTTGCTAAAGCCTTAGCATGTAAAGTGAGAGTCGATTATCGCTTACTCGTCGCTAGCGCCTACTCTGGGTTTTTAGTCTGGCATGGGGGGCTTGCAGGCTCAATTCCGTTAACTATTGCCACTCCCGGTCATTTTTCCGAGTCAGATATCGGGATCATAGCGACCAGTGACACCATTTTCGCCGGATTTAACCTCGCATTGCTTGCAATATTGTTTGTGGTTATGCCGCTGGTCAATCGGTTTATGCTGCCCGAAGAGAAAGACTGCGTCTATGTCGATCCGAGTAAGTTGACTGACAACGAAGAGCAAGCTTCTGAAAATCAAACATGGGAACGGCCTGCCGATAAATTAGAGAATAGTCGTGTACTTGCTTGGAGTATCGGCGGAGCAGGGCTAGTGTATTTAGCCTATTACTTCTTTGTGAACAATGGCCGTTTGAACCTTAATGTCGTCAACTTTTTATTCCTCTTTCTCGCCATTATTTTGCACCAAACGCCACGTAATTTGTTAAACAGCTTGAACGACGCTATTAAAGGTGGCGCTGGAATTGTCATCCAGTTTCCATTTTATGGGGGTATCATGGCCGTTATGATGCAATCAGGATTGGCTCAGAGCATCTCAGAGGGCTTTGTTTCCATTGCCAGTGCGCAGAGTCTGCCTTTCTTTAGTTTTATCAGCGCAGGGATCATCAATATATTTGTACCGTCGGGTGGTGGTCAGTGGGCTGTACAAGCCCCCATTATGTTGCCTGCCGCCGAAGCTCTGGGGGCTGATGTCGCCCGAGTTGCCATGGCTGTGGCTTGGGGGGATGCTTGGACTAATCTTATCCAGCCATTCTGGGCACTGCCAGTGCTGGCCATCGCTGGGCTAAAAGCCCGCGATATTATGGGCTTCTGCCTAGTGCAATTGATCATCACCGGGGTCATCATCAGTATCGGTCTGAGCTGGTTTTAA
- the fadR gene encoding fatty acid metabolism transcriptional regulator FadR, with amino-acid sequence MTIAQKPPLTSKDSGIIEAKGPASFAEKYIVRSIWEDKFPPGTILPAERELSELIGVTRTTLREVLQRLARDGWLTIQHGKPTRVNDIWETSGLNVLETIADLNPAGEPVLLEQLLSARTNISAIYFKGAVRHNPDKVLEALEQISSLDDDPQAYVDFDYQLHHTLAFNSGNPLYVLILNGFKGLYSRVGKDYFTIPKARELAFEFYEGLKQLAAEKNHNAIPALMRSYGINSGKVWQRFKNSQVQNTENE; translated from the coding sequence ATGACCATTGCCCAGAAACCACCTTTAACTTCAAAAGACTCAGGGATCATTGAGGCTAAAGGTCCGGCGAGCTTTGCTGAAAAATATATTGTCCGATCGATTTGGGAAGATAAGTTTCCACCGGGTACGATTTTGCCTGCAGAGCGTGAGCTTTCTGAATTAATCGGCGTTACACGCACCACACTAAGAGAAGTGCTTCAGCGATTAGCCAGAGATGGCTGGCTGACGATTCAACATGGCAAGCCGACTCGAGTCAATGATATTTGGGAAACATCGGGACTCAATGTTTTAGAGACCATTGCTGATCTTAATCCTGCCGGTGAACCCGTGTTGTTGGAACAGCTACTTTCGGCTAGAACCAATATCAGCGCCATCTATTTTAAGGGGGCAGTTCGTCATAATCCCGATAAAGTGTTGGAAGCATTGGAGCAGATCTCGAGTTTAGATGATGACCCTCAGGCTTATGTCGATTTTGATTATCAGCTGCATCATACTTTAGCCTTCAACTCAGGCAATCCACTCTATGTCCTCATCCTCAATGGTTTTAAAGGCCTTTATAGTCGAGTGGGTAAGGATTATTTCACTATCCCTAAAGCGCGTGAGCTTGCGTTTGAGTTTTATGAAGGGCTAAAACAACTTGCGGCAGAGAAAAACCACAACGCGATACCGGCTTTGATGCGCAGTTATGGAATCAACAGCGGTAAAGTGTGGCAGAGGTTTAAAAATAGCCAGGTCCAAAATACGGAAAATGAATAG
- the nhaB gene encoding sodium/proton antiporter NhaB, giving the protein MPVTMRQAFIDNFLGNSPKWFKIAIISFLIINPIIFYINPFAAGWLLVIEFIFTLAMALKCYPLQPGGLLAIQAVAIGMTSPNQVLHEIEANLEVLLLLIFMVAGIYFMKQLLLFAFTKMITKIRSKIVVSLMFCLASALLSAFLDALTVIAVIIAVAIGFYSIYHKVASGKSFSDDHDHTDEGNNQLCEDELEAFRGFLRNLLMHAGVGTALGGVCTMVGEPQNLIIAAQANWQFAEFAIRMSPVTVPVFIAGIATCYLVEKFKAFSYGVQLPDAVHKILSDYDAHEDAHRTRHDKMKLVVQALIGVWLVLGLALHLASVGLIGLSVIILATAFNGITNEHALGKAFEEALPFTALLAVFFAIVGVIIDQQLFAPVIQWALNYEGNTQLVIFYIANGLLSMVSDNVFVGTVYINELKFALLDGQITRDQFDLLAVAVNTGTNLPSVATPNGQAAFLFLLTSAIAPLVRLSYGRMVWMALPYTIVLSIVGVVAIQFGALEHMTQYFYDSGILIHHSAKEAVSAVTGH; this is encoded by the coding sequence ATGCCTGTGACAATGCGTCAGGCGTTTATTGACAACTTCTTGGGGAACTCACCCAAGTGGTTCAAAATCGCGATAATATCTTTTTTAATAATAAATCCAATAATCTTTTATATTAACCCCTTTGCCGCTGGTTGGTTACTCGTCATCGAGTTCATATTCACCTTAGCCATGGCGCTAAAATGTTACCCTCTTCAGCCCGGTGGCTTATTAGCCATTCAAGCCGTTGCCATAGGTATGACCTCGCCCAATCAGGTATTACATGAAATTGAGGCAAATTTAGAAGTCCTCTTGCTGCTGATCTTCATGGTCGCTGGCATCTACTTTATGAAGCAATTACTCCTGTTTGCCTTCACTAAGATGATCACTAAGATACGATCTAAAATCGTCGTATCTCTAATGTTCTGCTTGGCCTCTGCCTTGTTATCAGCCTTCCTCGATGCATTAACTGTTATCGCGGTCATCATTGCTGTCGCCATCGGTTTCTACTCCATCTACCATAAAGTCGCCTCGGGGAAATCTTTCTCTGATGATCATGATCATACAGATGAAGGCAATAACCAGCTGTGTGAAGATGAGTTAGAAGCCTTTCGTGGTTTCCTACGTAATTTATTGATGCATGCCGGCGTGGGTACCGCACTCGGTGGTGTCTGTACTATGGTGGGTGAACCACAAAACTTGATAATAGCCGCACAAGCAAATTGGCAATTCGCCGAATTTGCAATCCGTATGTCCCCCGTCACTGTTCCGGTTTTTATTGCCGGTATAGCGACTTGTTACCTAGTAGAGAAATTTAAAGCCTTCAGCTACGGCGTGCAACTTCCCGATGCCGTACATAAGATATTGTCCGATTACGATGCCCATGAAGATGCACATCGTACTAGACATGACAAGATGAAGCTGGTCGTTCAAGCACTCATCGGTGTCTGGTTGGTATTAGGTCTGGCTCTACACTTAGCCTCTGTTGGCTTAATCGGCCTGTCTGTCATCATACTTGCAACGGCTTTCAATGGTATAACCAATGAACATGCACTGGGTAAGGCATTCGAAGAAGCCCTGCCTTTTACCGCCCTGTTGGCCGTATTCTTTGCCATCGTCGGGGTCATTATCGATCAACAGCTATTCGCCCCAGTGATTCAATGGGCACTGAATTACGAAGGTAACACTCAGCTCGTCATCTTCTATATCGCCAACGGTCTGCTTTCCATGGTCAGCGATAATGTCTTTGTCGGCACAGTCTATATTAACGAGCTCAAGTTCGCGCTACTCGATGGTCAGATAACCCGAGATCAATTCGACTTGTTAGCCGTCGCCGTGAATACGGGTACCAACTTACCTTCAGTTGCGACACCGAACGGCCAGGCTGCCTTCCTGTTCTTGTTGACCTCGGCAATCGCGCCGTTAGTTCGTTTATCTTACGGACGCATGGTGTGGATGGCCCTGCCCTATACGATAGTGTTATCAATCGTCGGTGTGGTAGCCATTCAGTTTGGCGCACTGGAGCACATGACTCAGTATTTCTATGACTCAGGGATACTGATCCATCACTCGGCAAAAGAAGCGGTGAGTGCAGTGACCGGTCATTAA
- the dsbB gene encoding disulfide bond formation protein DsbB, whose product MIHFAQSRLSWIILAGTALGLELTALFFQHVMKLDPCVMCIYQRLAIFGIFAAGLIGIIGHKNRFARLIAIIAWGISAAWGLKIALELVDMQMNPSPFATCSFLPEFPTWMPLHEWLPSIFMPTGMCSDIPWEMMGVTMGQYMIGAFAAYLIALMVFIIPALSASKPTQAFIADYR is encoded by the coding sequence ATGATTCACTTTGCTCAATCACGTCTTTCCTGGATCATTTTAGCGGGCACCGCCTTAGGACTCGAATTAACCGCCCTCTTTTTTCAACACGTGATGAAATTAGACCCTTGTGTCATGTGTATCTATCAGAGACTCGCCATTTTCGGTATCTTTGCCGCAGGATTAATCGGCATCATCGGCCATAAAAATCGATTTGCCAGACTCATCGCAATAATAGCTTGGGGAATAAGCGCTGCATGGGGCTTAAAAATAGCGTTAGAGCTGGTTGATATGCAAATGAATCCATCTCCTTTTGCTACCTGCTCTTTCTTACCTGAGTTCCCTACTTGGATGCCACTACATGAATGGCTTCCTTCAATATTCATGCCCACGGGTATGTGCAGTGATATTCCTTGGGAAATGATGGGAGTCACGATGGGACAATATATGATTGGGGCTTTCGCTGCTTACCTGATTGCTTTAATGGTCTTTATTATCCCCGCTTTATCGGCAAGCAAGCCAACACAAGCATTCATCGCCGATTATCGATAA
- a CDS encoding IS4 family transposase, with the protein MLVSQAFDMINQLKPHQVETLADLLPLELIEEAYSLTETVTIRKRKLTLESMAWLIIGMAIYNDKSMAHIINMLDIVDREGKPFVAPSALTQRRKNLGEAAMKALFECTQAHWNREALHPNWNGLTLLGVDGVVWRAEDTPDNAEAFSRQKETQYPQVRMVCQMELSSHLITASAFDDYAVNEMILAEKLIDSTPDNSLTLFDRGFYSLGLLYQWQSTGNERHWLIPLKKNVQYEVLRSLGRNDKIVQLKSNPHARKRWPELPNELEVRLISRKVNGKEYSVLTSMIDPMRYPVADIADLYVHRWEIELGYREQKQYMLGNRLTLRSRLPELVKQELWGILLTYNLVRYQMVKMCHQLKGDYLPYQLSFNGSLAHILRLLVGLPYSTPGAIPRQLKYFYDMAESLILEPRRTRSFPRTVKRRPQKYARNKKCQ; encoded by the coding sequence ATGCTAGTTTCCCAAGCTTTTGACATGATCAACCAACTCAAGCCCCATCAAGTTGAAACCCTCGCAGATTTACTCCCTCTGGAGTTGATAGAGGAAGCGTATTCATTAACTGAAACAGTCACGATTAGAAAACGTAAATTAACACTAGAGTCAATGGCTTGGCTTATTATTGGAATGGCTATCTATAATGATAAGTCGATGGCTCACATCATTAACATGCTCGATATCGTTGATAGAGAGGGCAAGCCATTTGTTGCTCCGAGCGCATTAACTCAACGACGAAAAAATCTCGGTGAAGCGGCAATGAAAGCTCTGTTTGAGTGCACTCAAGCTCACTGGAATCGTGAAGCTCTACATCCAAACTGGAATGGACTGACGTTACTGGGAGTCGATGGTGTAGTCTGGCGGGCGGAAGATACTCCCGATAATGCAGAAGCCTTTTCTCGACAAAAAGAGACTCAATATCCTCAAGTTCGTATGGTCTGCCAAATGGAATTGAGTAGCCATCTTATTACCGCCAGTGCTTTCGATGATTACGCCGTTAATGAGATGATTTTGGCCGAAAAGCTCATCGACTCCACACCGGATAATAGCCTGACATTATTTGACCGAGGTTTTTATTCGCTAGGGCTACTTTATCAGTGGCAATCCACTGGTAACGAGCGACACTGGTTGATTCCTTTGAAAAAAAATGTCCAATATGAGGTGCTTCGCAGCTTGGGGCGCAACGATAAAATAGTCCAATTAAAAAGTAATCCACATGCTAGAAAACGATGGCCAGAACTGCCTAATGAGCTGGAAGTACGACTCATAAGTCGAAAGGTTAATGGCAAGGAATACTCGGTTTTGACATCAATGATAGATCCCATGCGTTATCCCGTTGCAGACATAGCTGATTTATACGTGCATCGATGGGAAATAGAATTAGGTTATCGAGAGCAAAAACAATACATGCTAGGTAATCGTTTAACGTTGAGAAGTCGACTGCCAGAGCTTGTAAAACAGGAGTTGTGGGGGATCTTACTCACCTACAATCTAGTGCGTTATCAGATGGTGAAAATGTGTCATCAACTCAAAGGGGATTATCTCCCTTATCAGTTGAGTTTTAATGGTTCTTTGGCTCATATTTTGAGGCTATTAGTGGGTTTGCCCTACTCGACACCAGGTGCAATTCCTCGTCAGCTTAAATATTTCTATGACATGGCAGAAAGCCTGATTTTAGAGCCCAGACGAACTCGATCTTTTCCTAGGACGGTCAAACGAAGGCCACAGAAGTACGCCAGAAATAAAAAATGCCAGTAA
- a CDS encoding YcgN family cysteine cluster protein: protein MEFWKEKTLAEMNTSEWESLCDGCGKCCLNKIIDDDTEELYYTNAACKLLDSHEGHCIHYSNRFDYVPLCTQVTMDNVAELTWLPDSCAYRRLYLGKSLPSWHPLITGSKAQMHQNGMSTQDKVICETTVKYMEDHIVLWPLKDLD, encoded by the coding sequence ATGGAATTTTGGAAAGAAAAAACCTTAGCAGAGATGAACACTTCAGAGTGGGAGTCGTTGTGCGATGGGTGTGGTAAGTGTTGCTTGAATAAAATTATCGATGATGATACCGAAGAGCTTTATTACACCAACGCCGCATGTAAGTTACTCGATAGCCATGAAGGCCATTGTATCCACTATTCAAATCGATTTGACTATGTACCTTTATGTACTCAAGTGACCATGGATAATGTCGCCGAGTTGACTTGGTTACCGGATAGCTGTGCCTATCGACGTTTATATCTAGGCAAGTCATTACCGAGTTGGCACCCTTTAATCACGGGCTCTAAAGCGCAGATGCATCAAAATGGCATGTCGACACAGGATAAGGTGATCTGCGAGACGACAGTAAAATATATGGAAGATCATATCGTACTCTGGCCATTAAAAGACCTAGATTAG
- a CDS encoding lytic murein transglycosylase yields the protein MVLKKPCIWAMQLLVMPLLMMASPAVLAQAPSKPDSFNEYLSQLKQEAIDLGIDKTSIEAAFPKIKRFKQSTPPKQDLNLPVSLETYLPTTVSDANVITARAFFKEHKDVLDTLGDKYGVQPRFILALWGIESHYGASLTSYPVLSVTASLAFEAKEPSPYKNEFFASLKIFAQRQVAFDDLRASRTGGMGQIQLTPSMYLSYSQDGSGDGNKDIWNNRLDAMASAAAFLKEAGWKSQETWGRQVRTPEEFDAGLASLSVKKTFSQWSSLGLTRFDGSALPARDDMQVSLIMPDGPAGRKYLIYDNYRSLLAWNNSDYFAISVVYLSERLKFPVIK from the coding sequence ATGGTGCTAAAGAAGCCTTGTATATGGGCGATGCAATTGTTAGTTATGCCATTACTGATGATGGCATCCCCAGCTGTGTTGGCCCAAGCGCCAAGTAAGCCTGACAGTTTTAACGAGTATCTATCTCAATTAAAACAAGAAGCCATCGATCTAGGCATCGACAAAACCAGCATAGAAGCCGCATTTCCTAAAATTAAACGTTTTAAACAATCTACCCCGCCAAAGCAAGACCTCAATCTTCCTGTATCTCTTGAGACATACCTGCCGACAACAGTATCCGATGCGAATGTCATCACAGCCCGTGCTTTTTTTAAAGAGCATAAAGATGTGCTGGACACATTGGGGGATAAGTATGGGGTTCAGCCAAGATTTATTTTAGCCTTGTGGGGTATCGAATCACATTATGGCGCGTCTCTTACGAGTTACCCGGTTCTATCTGTTACCGCTTCCTTAGCTTTTGAAGCTAAAGAGCCTTCCCCTTATAAAAATGAGTTTTTCGCTTCCTTGAAGATCTTTGCCCAAAGGCAAGTGGCTTTCGATGACCTCAGGGCATCGAGAACCGGCGGTATGGGACAGATTCAGTTGACCCCCAGTATGTATCTTAGTTATTCCCAAGATGGTAGCGGAGATGGTAACAAAGATATTTGGAATAATCGCTTAGATGCGATGGCTTCAGCAGCGGCTTTTTTGAAAGAAGCGGGCTGGAAGAGCCAAGAGACATGGGGGCGACAAGTGAGAACTCCCGAAGAGTTTGATGCAGGACTCGCGTCATTATCGGTGAAGAAGACATTCTCACAGTGGTCAAGTTTAGGGCTCACCCGCTTCGATGGCAGTGCGCTACCGGCACGGGATGATATGCAAGTGTCTCTCATCATGCCCGATGGCCCTGCTGGTCGAAAATACCTAATTTATGACAACTACCGCTCATTATTGGCGTGGAACAATTCGGATTATTTTGCCATATCTGTGGTTTACCTGTCGGAAAGATTAAAATTCCCCGTCATCAAATAA